The Drosophila mauritiana strain mau12 chromosome 2R, ASM438214v1, whole genome shotgun sequence genome has a segment encoding these proteins:
- the LOC117137225 gene encoding small RNA 2'-O-methyltransferase, which translates to MFSHKFICGSLTKMTETGITFDPPVYEQRYCATIQIMEDARWKDQIKKVVEFGCAEMRFFQLMRRIETIEHIGLVDIDKSLLMRNLTSVNPLVSDYIRSRASPLKVQIMQGNVADSSEELRDTDAVIAIELIEHVYDDVLAKIPVNIFGFMQPKLVVFSTPNSDFNVIFTRFNPLLPNGFRHEDHKFEWSRDEFKNWCLGIVEKYPNYMFSLTGVGNPPKEYESVGHVSQIAIFVRKDMLEMQLVNPLVSNPNIDRESTPYKLLHAVEYPFYVDTRTEKEKLWTEVEMELQRFKRHFKSSEIEEDTYQDTCIMPIAVLLDRLEHVGATKELIEELLLENNLKVENECVLIVNSDEESEWSEPYEFSNRSSQDAALVDQEREEECWDQEPES; encoded by the exons ATGTTTTCGCACAAGTTTATTTGCGGGTCCTTGACCAAAATGACTGAAACCGGCATTACCTTCGATCCGCCGGTGTACGAGCAGCGATACTGCGCCACGATCCAGATCATGGAGGACGCCCGCTGGAAGGATCAGATCAAGAAGGTCGTGGAGTTCGGCTGTGCCGAGATGCGCTTCTTCCAGCTAATGCGTCGCATTGAGACAATAGAACATATTGGACTG GTGGACATCGACAAGTCCTTGCTCATGAGAAACTTAACCAGCGTTAATCCACTTGTTTCCGATTACATACGGAGTCGTGCGAGTCCTCTAAAAGTTCAAATTATGCAGGGGAATGTGGCAGATTCTTCGGAAGAATTGAGGGACACCGACGCTGTTATCGCAATCGAACT AATCGAGCACGTTTACGACGATGTATTGGCCAAAATTCCAGTCAATATTTTTGGTTTCATGCAACCGAAATTGGTAGTCTTCAGCACGCCAAACTCGGACTTTAACGTTATATTTACGCGGTTCAATCCGCTGTTGCCAAATGGTTTTCGCCACGAGGATCACAAGTTCGAGTGGTCACGCGATGAGTTCAAGAATTGGTGTTTGGGCATTGTGGAGAAGTACCCGAACTACATGTTTTCCCTTACGGGAGTGGGTAATCCGCCCAAGGAATACGAGTCCGTGGGCCACGTTTCACAGATAGCCATATTCGTTCGCAAGGATATGCTGGAGATGCAGTTGGTTAACCCGTTGGTTAGCAACCCCAATATCGATAGGGAATCAACTCCCTACAAGCTTCTTCATGCCGTGGAGTATCCATTTTATGTGGATACGCGCACCGAGAAGGAGAAGCTCTGGACCGAAGTGGAAATGGAGCTTCAGCGCTTCAAAAGACATTTCAAATCCTCAGAGATTGAGGAGGATACTTACCAGGACACTTGTATTATGCCTATTGCTGTCTTATTGGATCGCCTAGAACACGTGGGTGCCACCAAAGAACTTATCGAGGAACTGCTACTGGAAAATAATCTAAAAGTAGAGAACGAGTGTGTTTTAATAGTTAATTCCGATGAGGAATCGGAATGGTCTGAGCCATACGAGTTTTCTAATCGTTCCTCCCAGGATGCTGCTTTAGTCGACCAGGAACGAGAGGAGGAATGCTGGGATCAAGAACCCGAATCATAA
- the LOC117137224 gene encoding uncharacterized protein LOC117137224 isoform X1: MGKRLQLERPTTDRSARKRKRSAVKAAEKRQRLSGGSSSANGFEFHENDDEESCSSAGSAAGTEADPPTLLHTPQARSLLLTGASIASDHNNSSVMESPRPVYTLRPSVVNGTILRDVLSKAWRLGRPIGKGNFGEIFLASDDTVCPASSETAKYVVKIEPHSNGPLFVEIHCLINTSRNNDLSDVAEDAASLPAPQTHVLSRGPPSGIPSFIASGTHYFGDVRYRFLVLPRFDRDLHSLIKNSRVQQKSLLVLAVHIINVLENLHDKGYCHNDIKAQNLMVSKCKYLRRQAVPKGNGYEDHYEEKQQTTDSGNSSEQETNDDDYFLKREKFALKKIVDIKQDEDEDDEDFDDGATSNSNNSNSLDVFQTPVNKKRSVRNAVQFSGSNPVRACRREKRNSMYEEMVKSHYLRPTKRISYREEFNEDGYPKETAENSDESPESSDNESDEFIPPSTRRPTIKRGRSVQIATPKKSPVSTRVSRQDKVKKEPNGDQKLRSRGSKHVDSNPTEYKFLPTEEEHVFLIDFGLASKFQDRGVHRPFIMDQRRAHDGTLEFTSRDAHLGAHSRRSDLECLGYNLLYWSEGYLPWKDVAQQQQQEKVHRAKELFMTDVPEMLRQFYGKQVPKYLGEFLLQIGQLAYQERPNYERYRKIFKREYQRLGYDPNQMRLSSDEILRTCVSTKDVVDGSKCDIFELNNKAAVNVMRNSTLSTPFQEHSLTNRVSPKNLRSKSNKKTTKKKFSWAEVLSQDPDQIARERAVKEFEREETICPLESRLPRRYEGKPTYAILDMEQRRREKGLLVQEHNEKEEEEADEDEDDEEENQEAMDVEQQEDEEAADSEEGEDESDRSMEDSDCSDHSQKRARGRPKGTHRKQTTSRQTQSQQNQQPVKVHRGVGRPVKNSGVVRLAAGAVSKNRTTPLSAVASNKRGCATRKENSTLASATGEGERKLKSGRTRRALYKTEPKHGEHDAENNSSLLVVQNLYGEYDDENNYGKGRSVHSSRHCRK; the protein is encoded by the exons ATGGGCAAGCGCCTCCAATTGGAGCGCCCGACCACGGATCGCAGTGCTCGCAAGCGAAAGCGTTCTGCGGTCAAGGCCGCCGAGAAACGCCAGCGCTTGAGTGGCGGTTCCAGCAGCGCCAACGGCTTCGAGTTCCACGAGAACGACGATGAGGAGTCCTGTTCCTCGGCAGGATCTGCTGCCGGCACTGAGGCTGATCCCCCCACACTACTGCACACCCCGCAAGCACGCAGTCTGCTCTTGACGGGAGCCAGCATTGCCAGCGATCACAACAACTCCAGTGTGATGGAGTCACCGCGCCCGGTCTACACGCTCCGACCTTCGGTGGTCAACGGAACCATTCTGAGAGATGTGCTCTCCAAGGCCTGGCGCTTGGGCCGACCCATAG GAAAGGGCAACTTTGGCGAGATCTTCCTAGCCTCGGACGACACTGTTTGCCCTGCCAGCTCGGAGACAGCCAAGTACGTGGTCAAAATTGAACCGCATTCAAATGGGCCTCTGTTTGTTGAGATTCACTGTCTGATCAACACATCCCGGAACAATG ATTTATCAGATGTCGCAGAAGATGCTGCAAGCCTGCCAGCCCCACAGACGCATGTCCTCAGCAGGGGACCGCCCTCCGGAATTCCCAGCTTTATTGCGTCGGGCACCCACTATTTTGGAGACGTTCGCTACCGCTTTCTGGTGCTGCCGCGCTTCGATCGCGATCTGCACTCGCTGATCAAGAACTCAAGAGTGCAGCAGAAGTCACTCCTAGTGCTCGCCGTACACATCATCAATGTCCTAGAGAATCTGCACGACAAGGGTTACTGTCATAATGACATTAAGGCACAGAATTTGATGGTGTCCAAGTGCAAGTACCTTAGGAGGCAGGCAGTGCCCAAGGGTAATGGCTACGAGGATCACTACGAGGAGAAGCAGCAGACCACGGACAGTGGCAACAGCTCAGAGCAGGAGACCAACGACGATGACTACTTCCTGAAGAGAGAAAAGTTCGCGCTGAAAAAAATTGTCGATATTAAGCAGGATGAAGACGAAGACGACGAGGACTTCGATGATGGCGCCACGTCGAAcagcaacaatagcaacagcCTAGACGTCTTCCAAACTCCAGTGAACAAAAAGCGATCCGTACGCAATGCAGTCCAGTTCAGCGGCTCCAATCCAGTGCGCGCTTGCCGTCGTGAAAAGCGCAACTCCATGTACGAGGAGATGGTTAAATCGCACTATTTGCGACCCACCAAGCGGATTAGTTATCGCGAGGAGTTTAACGAAGATGGCTACCCCAAGGAAACAGCGGAAAATAGCGATGAATCGCCTGAATCGTCTGATAACGAGTCAGATGAATTTATTCCCCCCTCGACCCGTCGCCCCACTATTAAAAGGGGCAGAAGCGTTCAGATAGCCACACCAAAAAAGTCTCCGGTTTCGACGCGGGTCAGCCGCCAGGATAAGGTAAAGAAGGAACCGAACGGTGATCAAAAACTacgcagcaggggcagcaagCACGTGGACAGCAACCCGACGGAGTACAAATTCCTGCCCACTGAGGAGGAGCATGTGTTTCTTATCGACTTCGGCCTGGCGTCTAAGTTCCAAGATCGCGGAGTTCATCGCCCTTTTATCATGGATCAGCGCAGGGCGCACGACGGAACGCTAGAGTTTACGTCCCGTGACGCCCACCTGGGTGCCCATTCGCGACGAAGTGATCTGGAGTGCCTAGGCTACAACCTGTTGTACTGGTCCGAGGGTTATCTGCCGTGGAAGGACgtggcgcagcagcagcagcaggagaaaGTGCATCGCGCTAAGGAGCTGTTTATGACGGATGTGCCGGAGATGCTGCGACAGTTTTATGGAAAGCAAGTTCCTAAATATCTGGGAGAGTTCCTGCTGCAGATCGGTCAGCTGGCCTACCAAGAGCGACCCAACTACGAGCGCTACCGCAAAATCTTTAAGCGCGAGTACCAGCGCCTGGGTTACGATCCCAATCAAATGCGTTTGAGCAGCGACGAGATCCTCCGCACCTGTGTCTCCACCAAGGACGTGGTGGATGGCAGCAAGTGTGACATCTTCGAGCTGAACAACAAGGCAGCCGTGAATGTGATGCGAAACTCAACGCTAAGCACTCCGTTCCAGGAGCACTCACTTACGAACCGCGTATCGCCCAAAAATCTGCGTTCCAAGTCGAATAAGAAAACGACGAAAAAGAAGTTTTCGTGGGCGGAGGTGCTATCACAGGATCCTGATCAAATAGCCCGCGAACGGGCAGTGAAGGAGTTTGAGCGGGAGGAGACCATCTGCCCGCTGGAATCCCGTCTTCCAAGGCGCTACGAAGGTAAACCCACTTACGCGATACTAGACATGGAGCAGCGGCGTCGCGAAAAGGGATTGCTTGTCCAGGAGCAtaatgagaaggaggaggaggaggcagACGAAGACGAAGACGATGAAGAGGAGAACCAGGAGGCAATGGATGTTGAGCAACAGGAGGATGAAGAGGCGGCAGATAGCGAAGAAGGCGAG GATGAATCGGATAGATCAATGGAGGACAGTGACTGCTCCGATCATTCCCAGAAACGTGCGCGTGGTCGCCCCAAGGGCACCCACCGGAAGCAAACCACCAGCAGGCAGACCCAGTCCCAGCAGAACCAGCAGCCGGTGAAGGTCCATCGCGGAGTGGGTCGTCCGGTCAAGAACTCGGGCGTCGTCAGACTGGCCGCCGGAGCCGTTAGCAAGAACCGCACTACGCCGCTATCGGCAGTGGCCAGTAACAAACGTGGCTGCGCCACACGCAAGGAGAATTCCACTCTGGCATCGGCCACCGGCGAGGGAGAGCGAAAGCTGAAGTCAGGCCGTACGCGCAGAGCTCTTTATAAGACTGAACCCAAACACGGCGAGCACGATGCGGAGAATAACTCGAGTCTGCTCGTTGTGCAGAACCTGTACGGCGAATACGATGACGAGAACAACTACGGCAAGGGGCGGAGTGTCCACTCGTCCAGGCACTGTCGCAAATAA
- the LOC117137224 gene encoding uncharacterized protein LOC117137224 isoform X2 has protein sequence MGKRLQLERPTTDRSARKRKRSAVKAAEKRQRLSGGSSSANGFEFHENDDEESCSSAGSAAGTEADPPTLLHTPQARSLLLTGASIASDHNNSSVMESPRPVYTLRPSVVNGTILRDVLSKAWRLGRPIGKGNFGEIFLASDDTVCPASSETAKYVVKIEPHSNGPLFVEIHCLINTSRNNDVAEDAASLPAPQTHVLSRGPPSGIPSFIASGTHYFGDVRYRFLVLPRFDRDLHSLIKNSRVQQKSLLVLAVHIINVLENLHDKGYCHNDIKAQNLMVSKCKYLRRQAVPKGNGYEDHYEEKQQTTDSGNSSEQETNDDDYFLKREKFALKKIVDIKQDEDEDDEDFDDGATSNSNNSNSLDVFQTPVNKKRSVRNAVQFSGSNPVRACRREKRNSMYEEMVKSHYLRPTKRISYREEFNEDGYPKETAENSDESPESSDNESDEFIPPSTRRPTIKRGRSVQIATPKKSPVSTRVSRQDKVKKEPNGDQKLRSRGSKHVDSNPTEYKFLPTEEEHVFLIDFGLASKFQDRGVHRPFIMDQRRAHDGTLEFTSRDAHLGAHSRRSDLECLGYNLLYWSEGYLPWKDVAQQQQQEKVHRAKELFMTDVPEMLRQFYGKQVPKYLGEFLLQIGQLAYQERPNYERYRKIFKREYQRLGYDPNQMRLSSDEILRTCVSTKDVVDGSKCDIFELNNKAAVNVMRNSTLSTPFQEHSLTNRVSPKNLRSKSNKKTTKKKFSWAEVLSQDPDQIARERAVKEFEREETICPLESRLPRRYEGKPTYAILDMEQRRREKGLLVQEHNEKEEEEADEDEDDEEENQEAMDVEQQEDEEAADSEEGEDESDRSMEDSDCSDHSQKRARGRPKGTHRKQTTSRQTQSQQNQQPVKVHRGVGRPVKNSGVVRLAAGAVSKNRTTPLSAVASNKRGCATRKENSTLASATGEGERKLKSGRTRRALYKTEPKHGEHDAENNSSLLVVQNLYGEYDDENNYGKGRSVHSSRHCRK, from the exons ATGGGCAAGCGCCTCCAATTGGAGCGCCCGACCACGGATCGCAGTGCTCGCAAGCGAAAGCGTTCTGCGGTCAAGGCCGCCGAGAAACGCCAGCGCTTGAGTGGCGGTTCCAGCAGCGCCAACGGCTTCGAGTTCCACGAGAACGACGATGAGGAGTCCTGTTCCTCGGCAGGATCTGCTGCCGGCACTGAGGCTGATCCCCCCACACTACTGCACACCCCGCAAGCACGCAGTCTGCTCTTGACGGGAGCCAGCATTGCCAGCGATCACAACAACTCCAGTGTGATGGAGTCACCGCGCCCGGTCTACACGCTCCGACCTTCGGTGGTCAACGGAACCATTCTGAGAGATGTGCTCTCCAAGGCCTGGCGCTTGGGCCGACCCATAG GAAAGGGCAACTTTGGCGAGATCTTCCTAGCCTCGGACGACACTGTTTGCCCTGCCAGCTCGGAGACAGCCAAGTACGTGGTCAAAATTGAACCGCATTCAAATGGGCCTCTGTTTGTTGAGATTCACTGTCTGATCAACACATCCCGGAACAATG ATGTCGCAGAAGATGCTGCAAGCCTGCCAGCCCCACAGACGCATGTCCTCAGCAGGGGACCGCCCTCCGGAATTCCCAGCTTTATTGCGTCGGGCACCCACTATTTTGGAGACGTTCGCTACCGCTTTCTGGTGCTGCCGCGCTTCGATCGCGATCTGCACTCGCTGATCAAGAACTCAAGAGTGCAGCAGAAGTCACTCCTAGTGCTCGCCGTACACATCATCAATGTCCTAGAGAATCTGCACGACAAGGGTTACTGTCATAATGACATTAAGGCACAGAATTTGATGGTGTCCAAGTGCAAGTACCTTAGGAGGCAGGCAGTGCCCAAGGGTAATGGCTACGAGGATCACTACGAGGAGAAGCAGCAGACCACGGACAGTGGCAACAGCTCAGAGCAGGAGACCAACGACGATGACTACTTCCTGAAGAGAGAAAAGTTCGCGCTGAAAAAAATTGTCGATATTAAGCAGGATGAAGACGAAGACGACGAGGACTTCGATGATGGCGCCACGTCGAAcagcaacaatagcaacagcCTAGACGTCTTCCAAACTCCAGTGAACAAAAAGCGATCCGTACGCAATGCAGTCCAGTTCAGCGGCTCCAATCCAGTGCGCGCTTGCCGTCGTGAAAAGCGCAACTCCATGTACGAGGAGATGGTTAAATCGCACTATTTGCGACCCACCAAGCGGATTAGTTATCGCGAGGAGTTTAACGAAGATGGCTACCCCAAGGAAACAGCGGAAAATAGCGATGAATCGCCTGAATCGTCTGATAACGAGTCAGATGAATTTATTCCCCCCTCGACCCGTCGCCCCACTATTAAAAGGGGCAGAAGCGTTCAGATAGCCACACCAAAAAAGTCTCCGGTTTCGACGCGGGTCAGCCGCCAGGATAAGGTAAAGAAGGAACCGAACGGTGATCAAAAACTacgcagcaggggcagcaagCACGTGGACAGCAACCCGACGGAGTACAAATTCCTGCCCACTGAGGAGGAGCATGTGTTTCTTATCGACTTCGGCCTGGCGTCTAAGTTCCAAGATCGCGGAGTTCATCGCCCTTTTATCATGGATCAGCGCAGGGCGCACGACGGAACGCTAGAGTTTACGTCCCGTGACGCCCACCTGGGTGCCCATTCGCGACGAAGTGATCTGGAGTGCCTAGGCTACAACCTGTTGTACTGGTCCGAGGGTTATCTGCCGTGGAAGGACgtggcgcagcagcagcagcaggagaaaGTGCATCGCGCTAAGGAGCTGTTTATGACGGATGTGCCGGAGATGCTGCGACAGTTTTATGGAAAGCAAGTTCCTAAATATCTGGGAGAGTTCCTGCTGCAGATCGGTCAGCTGGCCTACCAAGAGCGACCCAACTACGAGCGCTACCGCAAAATCTTTAAGCGCGAGTACCAGCGCCTGGGTTACGATCCCAATCAAATGCGTTTGAGCAGCGACGAGATCCTCCGCACCTGTGTCTCCACCAAGGACGTGGTGGATGGCAGCAAGTGTGACATCTTCGAGCTGAACAACAAGGCAGCCGTGAATGTGATGCGAAACTCAACGCTAAGCACTCCGTTCCAGGAGCACTCACTTACGAACCGCGTATCGCCCAAAAATCTGCGTTCCAAGTCGAATAAGAAAACGACGAAAAAGAAGTTTTCGTGGGCGGAGGTGCTATCACAGGATCCTGATCAAATAGCCCGCGAACGGGCAGTGAAGGAGTTTGAGCGGGAGGAGACCATCTGCCCGCTGGAATCCCGTCTTCCAAGGCGCTACGAAGGTAAACCCACTTACGCGATACTAGACATGGAGCAGCGGCGTCGCGAAAAGGGATTGCTTGTCCAGGAGCAtaatgagaaggaggaggaggaggcagACGAAGACGAAGACGATGAAGAGGAGAACCAGGAGGCAATGGATGTTGAGCAACAGGAGGATGAAGAGGCGGCAGATAGCGAAGAAGGCGAG GATGAATCGGATAGATCAATGGAGGACAGTGACTGCTCCGATCATTCCCAGAAACGTGCGCGTGGTCGCCCCAAGGGCACCCACCGGAAGCAAACCACCAGCAGGCAGACCCAGTCCCAGCAGAACCAGCAGCCGGTGAAGGTCCATCGCGGAGTGGGTCGTCCGGTCAAGAACTCGGGCGTCGTCAGACTGGCCGCCGGAGCCGTTAGCAAGAACCGCACTACGCCGCTATCGGCAGTGGCCAGTAACAAACGTGGCTGCGCCACACGCAAGGAGAATTCCACTCTGGCATCGGCCACCGGCGAGGGAGAGCGAAAGCTGAAGTCAGGCCGTACGCGCAGAGCTCTTTATAAGACTGAACCCAAACACGGCGAGCACGATGCGGAGAATAACTCGAGTCTGCTCGTTGTGCAGAACCTGTACGGCGAATACGATGACGAGAACAACTACGGCAAGGGGCGGAGTGTCCACTCGTCCAGGCACTGTCGCAAATAA
- the LOC117137226 gene encoding dynein light chain 4, axonemal: protein MADEEAGKEGEKKIVHVYPLVKHTDMNEEMRIEAIELSITACEKYSSNYEHAARIIKENMDKKFGIYWHVVVGEGFGFEVSYETENILYLFFAGNLAIVLWKCS, encoded by the exons ATGGCGGACGAGGAGGCCGGCAAGGAGGGCGAGAAGAAAATCGTGCACGTTTATCCTCTGGTGAAG CACACCGATATGAACGAGGAGATGCGGATAGAGGCCATTGAACTGTCCATTACCGCCTGCGAGAAATACTCATCGAACTACGAg CACGCTGCCAGAATCATCAAGGAGAACATGGACAAGAAGTTCGGCATCTACTGGCATGTGGTCGTGGGCGAAGGGTTCGGCTTCGAGGTCTCCTACGAGACGGAGAACATTCTCTATTTGTTCTTCGCCGGCAACCTGGCCATCGTGCTGTGGAAGTGCTCCTGA